A part of Desulfomicrobium baculatum DSM 4028 genomic DNA contains:
- a CDS encoding TIGR03960 family B12-binding radical SAM protein has translation MKALLPLFSRPSHYLGTEINSVHKDLKTVRAHVALAFPDLYEVAMSYLGQKILYDIVNATDHFCAERVFAPTEDVAEVLRTHDTLLATLESDTPLKDLDGVLFSITHELCYTNVLYMLDLGGIPLRAAQRVNGHPLVIAGGGCTFNAEPLAPFMDVMVLGDGEEVLPEMLELIALGKDEGWSRSELISRLAGIPGVYVPSFFEDDGSGAMRPLDGARPQVEKRIVMDMNKVSFPTRQIVPFGKPVHDRYSVEIARGCTRGCRFCQAGMIYRPVREREVDVLGSIIDRGLAETGSEELSFLSLSTGDFSALEALFLSSYSHCRQEQVSISLPSLRVGSVSEDLMRLMGKIRHTGMTLAPEAGTQRLRNVINKGVTEDELLDHTGKAFRLGWQQVKLYFMMGLPTETREDLHGILDLCLKVAASAPKNVRRLQVTAAVSPFVPKPHTPFQWERQISMAEIEERLAYLRNIFRPYKKLKLKWHHSHMTWLEGVFARGDRHLAPALESAYAKGALFTSWSDHLRLEPWLEAFAETGIDAESYLRERDPEQPLPWDHLTSGVSRKFLLTERRRALEAAGTPDCRYEACRSCGVCTLDGRESELVQQAAGHDIVPVINRATRDQADAEQVEEPEEQPAGQPAASTDDLHNKAQRFRLWYSKTGPAMYLSQLELQRIFERAFRRARLPLAFSSGFHPAPLLSFARALPVGVGSVCEWMDFFVREHMGVRDLPALLEAELPQGMRVVKVDELPCQGRAPISNHERFSLGFTCAEDSLRFSGRIPAFLEAAEWKVFKRTKKGEPGEVDVRPMVTSITEDEKGFIIDFDWQTLYVSPIFVLQAVDPDFTMLQGRLIKTAQFF, from the coding sequence ATGAAGGCTCTGCTCCCCCTTTTTTCCCGCCCCAGCCACTACCTCGGCACCGAGATCAACAGCGTCCACAAGGACCTGAAAACGGTCCGGGCCCACGTGGCCCTGGCCTTTCCGGATCTCTACGAAGTGGCCATGTCCTATCTCGGACAGAAAATTCTGTACGACATCGTCAACGCCACCGATCATTTCTGCGCCGAGCGGGTCTTCGCGCCTACCGAGGACGTGGCCGAGGTGCTGCGCACTCATGACACGCTCCTGGCCACTCTTGAAAGCGACACGCCGCTCAAGGATCTGGACGGGGTGCTGTTCAGCATCACCCATGAGCTGTGTTACACCAACGTGCTCTACATGCTCGATCTGGGGGGGATTCCCCTGCGTGCGGCGCAGCGCGTGAACGGGCACCCGCTGGTCATCGCGGGAGGAGGCTGCACCTTCAACGCAGAGCCGCTGGCTCCTTTTATGGACGTCATGGTGCTCGGCGACGGGGAGGAAGTCCTGCCCGAGATGCTTGAGCTCATTGCCCTCGGCAAGGACGAAGGCTGGTCCCGCAGCGAACTGATCAGCCGTCTGGCCGGGATTCCCGGCGTGTACGTGCCTTCATTTTTCGAGGACGACGGCAGCGGGGCCATGCGTCCTCTGGACGGCGCGCGGCCCCAGGTCGAAAAGCGCATCGTCATGGACATGAACAAGGTCTCCTTCCCCACGCGTCAGATCGTGCCCTTCGGCAAGCCCGTGCACGACCGCTATTCGGTGGAGATCGCGCGTGGCTGCACCCGCGGCTGCCGCTTCTGCCAGGCGGGCATGATCTACCGCCCCGTGCGTGAGCGCGAGGTCGACGTGCTGGGTTCCATCATCGATCGCGGCCTGGCCGAGACGGGCAGCGAGGAGCTTTCATTCCTGTCGCTCAGCACCGGGGATTTCAGCGCCCTGGAGGCCCTTTTTCTGTCCTCCTACAGCCACTGCAGGCAGGAGCAGGTTTCCATTTCCCTGCCGTCCCTGCGCGTAGGCTCGGTCTCCGAAGACCTCATGCGGCTCATGGGCAAAATCCGGCACACGGGCATGACCCTGGCCCCCGAGGCCGGCACCCAGCGGCTGCGCAACGTCATCAACAAGGGCGTGACCGAGGACGAACTGCTCGACCACACCGGCAAGGCCTTTCGCCTGGGCTGGCAGCAGGTCAAACTGTATTTCATGATGGGTCTGCCTACCGAGACCCGCGAGGATCTGCACGGCATCCTGGACCTGTGCCTGAAGGTCGCGGCCAGTGCCCCAAAGAATGTCAGGCGTCTGCAGGTCACGGCGGCGGTTTCGCCGTTTGTGCCCAAGCCGCACACCCCGTTTCAGTGGGAGCGGCAGATCTCCATGGCCGAGATCGAGGAGCGGCTGGCCTATCTGCGCAATATCTTCCGCCCTTACAAGAAGCTCAAGCTCAAGTGGCACCATTCGCACATGACCTGGCTGGAAGGGGTATTCGCCCGTGGCGACCGGCATCTGGCTCCCGCCCTCGAGTCCGCGTACGCCAAGGGCGCGCTCTTCACCAGCTGGTCCGACCATCTGCGCCTTGAACCGTGGCTGGAGGCCTTTGCCGAGACCGGCATCGACGCCGAATCCTATCTGCGCGAACGGGACCCGGAGCAGCCCCTGCCGTGGGATCATCTCACCTCGGGGGTGAGCCGCAAATTTCTGCTGACCGAACGCCGCCGCGCCCTGGAAGCGGCCGGAACGCCGGATTGCCGCTACGAGGCGTGCCGGTCCTGCGGAGTCTGCACCCTGGACGGCCGCGAGTCCGAACTGGTGCAGCAGGCCGCAGGTCACGACATCGTGCCGGTCATCAACCGCGCCACGCGCGACCAGGCAGACGCCGAGCAGGTGGAGGAACCGGAGGAGCAGCCAGCGGGACAGCCCGCGGCTTCAACCGACGATCTGCACAACAAGGCGCAACGCTTTCGTCTGTGGTATTCCAAGACCGGACCGGCCATGTACCTGAGCCAGCTCGAATTGCAGCGGATCTTCGAGCGCGCTTTTCGCCGCGCGCGGTTGCCGCTGGCTTTCAGCAGCGGCTTCCATCCCGCGCCGCTCCTGTCCTTTGCCCGGGCCCTGCCCGTGGGCGTCGGCAGCGTCTGCGAGTGGATGGACTTCTTTGTGCGCGAGCACATGGGCGTCCGGGACCTGCCGGCCTTGCTGGAGGCCGAGTTGCCCCAGGGCATGCGCGTGGTCAAGGTGGACGAGCTGCCGTGTCAGGGCCGGGCTCCCATCTCGAACCACGAGCGTTTTTCCCTCGGGTTTACGTGTGCCGAAGACAGCCTGCGCTTTTCAGGCCGAATCCCAGCTTTTCTGGAGGCCGCGGAGTGGAAGGTCTTCAAGCGGACCAAGAAAGGCGAGCCGGGCGAAGTGGACGTGCGGCCCATGGTTACGTCCATCACCGAGGACGAGAAGGGCTTTATCATCGATTTTGACTGGCAGACCCTCTATGTCAGCCCGATCTTTGTGCTGCAGGCCGTGGACCCGGATTTTACAATGCTGCAGGGACGGCTGATCAAGACGGCGCAGTTTTTTTGA
- a CDS encoding branched-chain amino acid ABC transporter permease, which yields MLASIIQNLFNAFQWGSFYSLIALGYTLVYGVLRLINFAHGDIFMVGAYIAFFIATAILGMAVSLPGWMVLAMVIPLTMILTAVVGVSLERIAYRPLRRKGAHRLYVVITALMCGLVLENGNLALLGASRKSFPELVDKVVYTVGDLSMTNLKIGVVFSAILVFIFLHFIVTKTKIGMAMRAISYDKFAVPLMGIPIDTVIVFTFILGSSFAGLAGLLFALSYPILDPYMGAMIGWKAFIAAVVGGIGDIRGAFLGGFLLGFVEILVVAVFPSTYRDLIAFAILMTILCIKPTGMFGVAGTTKI from the coding sequence GTGCTCGCAAGTATTATCCAGAACCTCTTCAACGCGTTTCAGTGGGGCAGCTTCTACTCCCTGATCGCGCTTGGCTATACGCTGGTGTACGGCGTGTTGCGTCTGATCAATTTCGCGCACGGCGATATCTTCATGGTCGGCGCCTATATCGCGTTCTTCATCGCCACGGCCATCCTGGGCATGGCGGTCTCGCTCCCTGGCTGGATGGTTTTGGCCATGGTCATACCCTTGACCATGATCCTCACCGCCGTCGTCGGCGTATCGCTGGAGCGCATCGCCTACCGGCCGCTGCGCCGCAAGGGCGCACACCGCCTGTATGTCGTCATCACCGCGCTCATGTGCGGGCTGGTCCTTGAAAACGGCAACCTCGCGCTACTCGGGGCAAGCCGCAAAAGCTTTCCCGAACTTGTGGACAAGGTCGTCTACACCGTCGGCGATCTGAGCATGACCAACCTGAAAATTGGAGTCGTATTCTCGGCAATCCTGGTCTTTATTTTTCTGCATTTCATCGTCACCAAGACCAAGATCGGCATGGCCATGCGCGCCATCTCCTACGACAAATTCGCGGTGCCACTCATGGGCATCCCCATCGATACGGTCATCGTCTTCACCTTTATCCTCGGTTCCTCTTTCGCCGGGCTGGCGGGTCTGCTTTTCGCCCTCTCCTATCCCATTCTGGACCCCTACATGGGTGCGATGATCGGATGGAAAGCGTTCATCGCCGCCGTGGTCGGAGGGATCGGCGACATTCGCGGGGCCTTCCTGGGCGGTTTTCTCCTCGGTTTCGTGGAAATTCTCGTCGTCGCGGTTTTCCCGTCAACCTACAGGGACCTGATCGCTTTCGCCATCCTGATGACCATCCTGTGCATCAAGCCCACAGGCATGTTCGGCGTGGCAGGTACGACCAAAATCTAA
- a CDS encoding branched-chain amino acid ABC transporter permease, protein MRKLTVPTLLLAITGVIVFMSHQEYIDLYIQSVIMFMGVNIILSTSFNIVNGYMGEFACGHAGFMAVGAYVTSVVNVMLFTDDKVFGAALLPPETAVYLFPFTLLIGGAAAAVAGVLVAIPSFKTRDDYLAIITIAANFIIISTIINIDKIGGARGFMGMKKVLFAMTDSYDIPWILLWVMIFTFGTVFIIRRYVTSTYGKGIIAIKQDEVAAEIMSVNTNRMKLVAFMLSSGLAGIAGGLFAHILGYINPNSFGILKSTECLVMVYLGGMGSLSGSVISAILFTLLLESLRFIIPWMDTAMHYMHLLPDSYELSQVWKWVIIPLILILLMQFRPEGIMGNRELSDVFPKLKKFYSFK, encoded by the coding sequence ATGCGAAAATTAACCGTCCCCACGCTCCTGTTGGCGATAACCGGTGTGATAGTGTTCATGTCCCATCAGGAATACATCGACCTGTACATCCAGTCCGTCATCATGTTCATGGGCGTGAACATCATCCTGTCCACCAGTTTCAACATCGTGAACGGCTACATGGGCGAGTTCGCCTGCGGGCACGCCGGGTTCATGGCCGTGGGCGCATACGTGACCTCCGTCGTCAACGTGATGCTCTTCACCGACGACAAGGTCTTCGGCGCCGCGCTGCTGCCTCCGGAAACGGCCGTCTATCTCTTCCCCTTCACCCTGCTGATCGGCGGAGCGGCAGCCGCGGTGGCCGGCGTACTGGTGGCCATCCCCTCGTTCAAGACCCGCGACGACTACCTGGCCATCATCACCATCGCAGCCAACTTCATCATCATCAGCACCATCATCAACATCGACAAGATCGGCGGCGCCAGAGGATTCATGGGCATGAAGAAGGTGCTCTTCGCCATGACCGACAGCTACGACATCCCCTGGATTCTGCTCTGGGTCATGATCTTCACTTTCGGCACGGTATTCATCATCCGCCGCTATGTGACCTCGACCTACGGCAAAGGCATCATCGCCATCAAACAGGACGAAGTGGCCGCGGAAATAATGAGCGTCAACACCAACAGGATGAAGCTGGTGGCCTTCATGCTCTCCAGCGGCCTGGCCGGCATCGCGGGCGGCCTCTTCGCGCACATCCTCGGCTACATCAACCCGAACTCCTTTGGAATTCTGAAATCAACGGAATGCCTCGTCATGGTGTACCTCGGAGGAATGGGCTCGCTCAGCGGTTCGGTCATCTCCGCGATCCTCTTCACTCTGCTCCTGGAGTCGTTGCGTTTCATCATTCCCTGGATGGATACGGCCATGCATTACATGCATCTGCTCCCTGACAGCTATGAGCTGAGCCAGGTCTGGAAATGGGTCATCATTCCCCTTATCCTCATCCTGCTCATGCAATTCCGGCCCGAAGGCATCATGGGCAATCGGGAGTTGTCCGACGTGTTCCCCAAACTCAAAAAATTCTACTCATTCAAGTAA
- a CDS encoding ABC transporter substrate-binding protein — translation MKKSARVLLALVCVLLFAAAAGAESIKVGFNIPLTGDIPKVGEESKFAAEMLKEDINAAGGLEIGGKKYPLEFIYEDNESKAESAVSAALKLIERDNVLAIVGPNSSKQAVPAGQVCDDNQTPMISPWSTNPDTTKDRPWVFRAAFLDPFQGPVAVDFAMEQFGAKKAAVLYALDNDYSKGLAEIFRDDFNAKNGAGAVVGFESYSSKDQDFSAQLTTILAAKPDFIFLPNNYNEVALIIKQAHDLGWKNPFMGADAWGNSELMALCGDNCKGQYFSTHYAAAGATGETKVFIDRYKEKYGYEPADVAALTWDATNLVLKAIQNTGGLSGKVRDDRKAVRDAMAAIPEFPGITGNMKFDAEGDPIKCAVVVKINEQGEFVFTKSVCP, via the coding sequence GTGAAGAAATCCGCCCGTGTTTTACTTGCCCTGGTATGCGTGCTGCTCTTTGCCGCGGCCGCTGGAGCCGAGTCCATTAAAGTCGGCTTCAACATTCCGCTGACTGGCGACATCCCGAAAGTGGGTGAAGAATCAAAGTTCGCTGCAGAAATGCTGAAGGAAGATATCAACGCCGCAGGCGGCCTTGAAATCGGTGGCAAGAAGTACCCGCTTGAATTCATCTACGAAGACAACGAATCCAAAGCCGAATCCGCCGTCTCCGCGGCCCTGAAGCTCATCGAGCGCGACAACGTGCTGGCCATTGTCGGCCCAAACTCCAGCAAGCAGGCCGTTCCGGCCGGCCAGGTCTGTGACGACAACCAGACCCCGATGATCTCGCCCTGGTCCACCAACCCCGACACCACCAAGGATCGCCCCTGGGTTTTCCGCGCCGCCTTCCTTGATCCCTTCCAGGGTCCCGTGGCCGTCGACTTCGCCATGGAACAGTTCGGCGCCAAGAAGGCCGCCGTCCTCTACGCCCTCGACAACGACTACTCCAAGGGCCTGGCCGAAATCTTCCGCGACGACTTCAACGCCAAGAACGGCGCAGGCGCGGTCGTGGGCTTCGAATCCTACTCCTCCAAGGATCAGGACTTCAGCGCCCAGTTGACCACCATCCTGGCCGCCAAGCCCGATTTCATCTTCCTGCCCAACAACTACAACGAAGTCGCGCTGATCATCAAACAGGCCCACGACCTCGGCTGGAAGAACCCCTTCATGGGCGCCGACGCCTGGGGCAACTCCGAACTGATGGCGCTGTGCGGCGACAACTGCAAGGGCCAGTACTTCTCGACCCATTATGCGGCCGCCGGCGCCACCGGCGAGACCAAGGTCTTCATCGACCGCTACAAGGAAAAATACGGCTATGAGCCCGCCGACGTGGCCGCGCTGACCTGGGATGCGACCAATCTGGTCTTGAAGGCCATCCAGAACACCGGCGGACTGTCCGGCAAGGTCCGCGACGACCGCAAGGCCGTCCGTGACGCCATGGCCGCCATCCCCGAATTCCCCGGCATCACCGGCAACATGAAGTTCGACGCCGAAGGCGACCCCATCAAGTGCGCGGTGGTCGTCAAGATCAACGAGCAGGGCGAATTCGTATTCACCAAATCCGTTTGCCCGTAA
- a CDS encoding ABC transporter ATP-binding protein, which translates to MSLLQIQNMTKTFGGLCAVSDFSIAIEGNELMALIGPNGAGKTTVFNLVSGFYSPTEGSLVFKGKSLAGLKPHQVTALGIARTFQNIRLWHDMTVLENIQISQHYNLGYNLVDAFLRTRRYMGNEKRIADRGYEILEALDLRQFAEEMPKNLPYGLQRRVEIARALSINPALLLLDEPAAGLNSSDVNDLIKLIGWIHKEFKIAIWMIEHQMDVVMSLCSWIKVVDFGVTIAEGTPEQIQNNPDVIKAYLGDENI; encoded by the coding sequence ATGTCCCTTTTGCAGATTCAAAACATGACAAAAACCTTCGGCGGCCTGTGCGCGGTGTCGGACTTCTCCATTGCCATCGAGGGAAACGAGCTCATGGCCCTCATCGGCCCCAACGGCGCGGGCAAGACCACGGTATTCAATCTGGTGTCCGGGTTCTATTCGCCGACGGAAGGGTCTCTGGTCTTCAAGGGCAAGTCCCTGGCCGGTCTCAAGCCGCATCAGGTCACCGCCCTCGGAATAGCGCGGACCTTCCAGAACATCCGCCTCTGGCACGACATGACCGTGCTCGAGAACATCCAGATCTCACAGCATTACAACCTCGGTTACAATCTTGTGGACGCCTTTTTGCGCACCCGTCGCTACATGGGCAACGAAAAGCGCATCGCCGACCGCGGCTATGAAATCCTTGAGGCCCTTGATCTCAGGCAATTCGCCGAGGAAATGCCCAAGAACCTCCCCTACGGCCTGCAACGACGTGTCGAAATCGCGCGCGCCCTGTCCATCAACCCCGCGCTGCTGCTGCTCGACGAACCTGCCGCCGGACTCAACTCCTCCGACGTCAACGACCTGATCAAGCTCATCGGCTGGATTCACAAGGAATTCAAAATCGCCATCTGGATGATCGAACACCAGATGGACGTGGTCATGTCGCTGTGCTCCTGGATCAAGGTCGTCGATTTCGGCGTGACCATCGCGGAAGGAACTCCGGAGCAGATCCAGAACAATCCGGATGTCATCAAAGCTTATCTTGGAGACGAGAATATCTAA
- the hemC gene encoding hydroxymethylbilane synthase, whose product MNTIRIATRGSKLALWQAHHISGLLRAQYPGMTVELNIIKTKGDKILDVPLAKIGGKGLFVKEIEEALLADEADIAVHSMKDVPAQLPEGLKLGIIPEREQPTDSFLSVNYPDIASLPAGARVGTSSLRRQTQLMGLRRDLCILSLRGNLDTRVGKLMAGEFDAIIVATAGMNRLELSAPHMQELAPPMFYPAVAQGALGIEYRADRPQLDELLAFLDHAPSKICVEAERSFLFGLDGGCQVPIAGYATLSGTEITLTGLVADLCGERVIRRQATALSHAAVELGAQVAKAVLADGGKEILDEVYRSGAAV is encoded by the coding sequence ATGAACACCATTCGCATCGCTACCCGGGGCAGCAAGCTGGCCCTGTGGCAGGCGCATCACATTTCAGGCCTGCTTCGCGCCCAGTATCCGGGCATGACCGTCGAACTGAACATTATAAAGACCAAGGGCGACAAGATCCTGGACGTGCCCCTGGCCAAGATCGGCGGCAAGGGCCTTTTCGTGAAGGAGATCGAGGAAGCCCTCCTGGCGGACGAGGCCGATATCGCCGTGCATTCCATGAAGGACGTGCCTGCCCAGCTGCCTGAAGGCCTCAAGCTCGGCATCATCCCGGAACGCGAGCAGCCCACCGACTCCTTCCTGAGCGTCAACTATCCCGACATCGCGTCGCTGCCGGCCGGAGCCCGGGTCGGGACGAGCAGTCTGCGTCGTCAGACCCAGCTCATGGGGTTGCGACGGGATCTGTGCATCCTCTCCCTGCGCGGCAATCTGGACACGCGGGTGGGCAAGCTCATGGCCGGAGAATTCGACGCCATCATCGTGGCCACGGCGGGCATGAACCGTCTTGAACTTTCCGCCCCGCACATGCAGGAACTGGCACCGCCCATGTTCTATCCGGCCGTGGCCCAGGGGGCGCTTGGCATCGAATACCGCGCCGACCGTCCGCAGCTGGACGAGCTGCTGGCCTTTTTGGACCATGCGCCCTCAAAGATCTGCGTAGAAGCGGAGCGGTCCTTTCTCTTCGGCCTGGACGGAGGCTGCCAGGTGCCCATCGCCGGGTATGCGACCCTCAGCGGCACCGAGATCACCCTCACGGGCCTGGTTGCCGATCTTTGCGGCGAGCGGGTCATTCGTCGGCAGGCCACGGCTTTGTCCCATGCGGCCGTCGAGCTTGGCGCCCAAGTGGCCAAGGCCGTGCTGGCCGATGGCGGCAAGGAAATTCTGGACGAGGTCTACCGGAGCGGCGCTGCGGTCTGA
- the thrB gene encoding homoserine kinase: MNHENIILIGMAATGKSTLGKRLARRLNWAFVDTDLLMEAWWGAPLQQIRDHLGLEAFVLAEAQQIQRLHLKRCIIATGGSVVYSEDAMTHLQGQGHIVYIETSFTSISRRLTNPASRGLAIGPGQTLKDLYDERAPLYARFAQLTVNTDGASPEESCSAIIEGLSRTAQEYP, from the coding sequence ATGAACCACGAAAACATCATCCTCATCGGCATGGCCGCCACCGGCAAGTCCACCCTCGGCAAACGCCTGGCCAGGCGGCTGAATTGGGCCTTCGTGGATACGGATCTGCTCATGGAAGCTTGGTGGGGCGCTCCTCTGCAGCAGATCAGGGATCATCTCGGCCTTGAGGCTTTTGTGCTGGCCGAAGCGCAGCAGATCCAGCGCCTGCACCTCAAACGCTGCATCATCGCCACGGGCGGCAGCGTGGTCTATTCCGAGGACGCCATGACGCATCTGCAAGGCCAGGGACACATCGTCTACATCGAGACCTCCTTTACAAGCATCTCCCGCAGGCTGACCAATCCGGCCTCAAGAGGGCTTGCCATCGGCCCCGGTCAGACCCTCAAAGACCTTTACGACGAGCGCGCCCCCCTGTATGCACGCTTCGCCCAGCTGACGGTGAACACCGACGGAGCGAGCCCGGAAGAATCCTGCTCCGCCATCATCGAGGGCCTTTCTCGAACCGCACAGGAATATCCGTGA
- a CDS encoding MucR family transcriptional regulator: MEEYVKQALEIVKAQASVRNMNEEELTSMIRSLTEGIKNVAEGNQPEPEATLSLDDAKKAIREKSIICMECSKSFKVLTKRHLATHGLTPEEYREKWGYKKGTSLVAKSLARDRRKKMQDMKLWEKRVKK; encoded by the coding sequence ATGGAAGAGTATGTAAAACAAGCGCTCGAAATCGTCAAAGCACAAGCCAGTGTGCGCAACATGAACGAGGAAGAGCTGACGTCCATGATTCGTTCGTTGACCGAAGGAATCAAGAACGTCGCCGAAGGAAACCAGCCTGAACCCGAAGCAACCCTGTCACTTGATGATGCCAAAAAGGCCATCCGCGAAAAAAGCATCATCTGCATGGAATGCTCGAAATCGTTCAAGGTGCTGACCAAACGCCACCTGGCGACCCACGGTCTCACTCCCGAAGAATACCGGGAAAAGTGGGGCTACAAGAAGGGCACGTCCCTGGTGGCCAAATCCCTGGCCCGTGATCGCCGCAAAAAAATGCAGGACATGAAGCTCTGGGAAAAACGGGTCAAGAAGTAG
- a CDS encoding ABC transporter ATP-binding protein: MLLEVKNLYVKYGNIEALHGISFTVDKGEIVTLIGANGAGKTTTLHTITRVPPPEGPKITQGDILYEGKSIIDTEAHKVVQDLKIALSPEGRHIFGNLTVEENLQLATYARKDNDQIQVDFKRVYDLFPRLFERRKQRSESLSGGEQQMLSVGRSLMTGANFIMLDEPSMGLAPLLMYDMFRALKELNSQGMTLLLIEQNARIALQFAHRGYVLDTGAIVASGNAKELMNNPDVKKAYLGG; this comes from the coding sequence ATGCTGCTCGAAGTCAAAAATCTCTATGTGAAGTACGGCAATATCGAAGCCCTGCACGGCATCTCATTCACCGTGGACAAGGGTGAGATCGTCACCCTGATCGGCGCCAACGGCGCGGGAAAAACGACCACCCTGCACACCATCACCCGCGTCCCACCGCCGGAAGGCCCGAAAATCACCCAGGGCGACATCCTCTATGAGGGCAAGAGCATCATCGACACGGAAGCGCACAAGGTCGTGCAGGATCTCAAAATCGCGCTTTCCCCCGAAGGCAGGCACATCTTCGGCAATCTGACCGTTGAAGAAAATCTGCAGCTGGCGACCTACGCACGCAAGGATAACGATCAGATCCAGGTGGATTTCAAGAGGGTCTACGACCTCTTCCCCAGGCTCTTCGAGCGCCGCAAGCAGCGCAGCGAATCCCTGTCCGGCGGCGAACAGCAGATGCTCTCTGTGGGCCGTTCGCTCATGACCGGAGCCAACTTCATCATGCTCGACGAGCCCTCCATGGGCCTTGCGCCGCTTCTCATGTACGACATGTTCAGGGCCTTGAAAGAACTCAATTCACAGGGCATGACGCTGCTGCTGATCGAGCAGAACGCGCGCATCGCCCTGCAGTTCGCGCACCGGGGCTACGTGCTCGACACCGGGGCCATCGTGGCCTCGGGCAATGCCAAGGAGCTGATGAACAACCCCGATGTGAAAAAAGCGTATCTCGGGGGCTGA
- a CDS encoding D-sedoheptulose 7-phosphate isomerase, whose protein sequence is MTERVHKIITDHAHDGAALRKTFFADNAPQVAEVARAMALSLAAGGKILFCGNGGSAADAQHFAAELVNRFMMERPPLPAIALTTDTSALTAIGNDYSFDQIFSKQVQALGRPGDVLIGISTSGRSANVNEALRVGLENGLVTVGLGGGSGGAMIAHCHHTLIVPDTRTPLVQEIHGAIGHLLCGLVDYYLFEAVAELEPFLGSEQP, encoded by the coding sequence ATGACGGAGCGGGTGCACAAGATCATAACGGACCATGCGCATGACGGCGCGGCGCTGCGAAAGACTTTTTTTGCCGACAACGCTCCGCAGGTGGCCGAAGTGGCGCGGGCCATGGCGCTGAGCCTTGCGGCCGGCGGCAAGATCCTTTTTTGCGGCAATGGCGGCAGCGCCGCCGATGCGCAGCATTTCGCAGCCGAGCTGGTCAACCGCTTCATGATGGAGCGGCCGCCTCTGCCGGCCATCGCCCTGACTACGGACACATCGGCCCTGACCGCCATCGGCAACGACTATTCGTTCGATCAGATTTTCAGCAAGCAGGTCCAGGCTCTGGGGCGGCCAGGGGACGTCTTGATCGGCATCTCCACCTCGGGCCGGAGCGCCAACGTCAACGAGGCGCTCCGCGTGGGACTGGAGAACGGACTGGTCACGGTCGGGCTTGGTGGAGGCAGCGGTGGAGCCATGATTGCCCATTGTCATCACACCCTCATCGTGCCGGACACGAGGACGCCGCTGGTCCAGGAGATTCATGGCGCCATCGGCCACCTCCTGTGCGGCCTGGTGGATTATTATCTGTTTGAAGCGGTTGCGGAGCTCGAGCCTTTTCTGGGTTCGGAGCAACCATAA
- a CDS encoding FmdB family zinc ribbon protein: MPIFEYVCNSCHKEFEEIVLGGEQPVCPACGANDTTKLISRGVFRTGGPIVMGSPSASAITTRGKSGCGSCAGGNCSSCG, translated from the coding sequence ATGCCCATCTTCGAATATGTCTGCAATTCCTGCCACAAGGAATTCGAGGAAATCGTTCTCGGCGGGGAGCAACCCGTCTGTCCGGCCTGCGGCGCCAATGACACGACCAAGCTCATCTCGCGTGGCGTGTTCCGGACCGGAGGCCCCATCGTCATGGGCTCGCCCTCTGCCAGCGCCATCACCACCAGAGGCAAGAGCGGTTGCGGCAGCTGTGCCGGCGGTAATTGTTCCAGCTGCGGCTAA